Proteins encoded in a region of the Anopheles aquasalis chromosome 2, idAnoAquaMG_Q_19, whole genome shotgun sequence genome:
- the LOC126570474 gene encoding protein JTB codes for MIENLSKKRMVFGISCLILLTIVVLIIESKWMKAGSRRQEFVIENNSTCWMRESYELIKDCHPCTAFEIASRSQGVCVHTHNKEVLKCTSGEIVTRSCDRVAWLDERHYWSFQISLTIIGTLSAAVSFLRQKTLNRRAMLRIQRELGA; via the exons ATGATAGAAAACCTGTCCAAGAAGCGCATGGTATTCGGCATCAGCTGTCTGATACT ACTAACCATAGTTGTACTgatcatcgaatcgaaatggatGAAGGCGGGTTCTCGTCGACAGGAGTTCGTGATCGAGAATAATTCTACCTGCTGGATGCGGGAATCCTACGAGCTGATCAAAGATTGTCATCCGTGCACGGCCTTTGAGATAGCAAGCAGATCCCAGGGCGTTTGTGTCCACACGCACAACAAAGAGGTGCTCAAGTGTACCAGTGGCGAGATCGTGACCCGGAG TTGTGATCGGGTGGCGTGGTTGGACGAGCGTCACTATTGGTCGTTTCAAATTTCTCTAACCATCATCGGTACGCTGTCGGCCGCTGTATCATTTCTAAGGCAGAAAACGCTCAATCGCAGGGCGATGCTTAGGATTCAACGAGAGCTGGGAGCATAG
- the LOC126570473 gene encoding glutathione S-transferase C-terminal domain-containing protein homolog has protein sequence MPSKLYLSWNATGQEEIRAPNLRLHVPLESYIVLTLYRYLGIDPTNVVIHFVACKTSATVLSVNLPTSSFGSPPFLTKLDGPQLAEEDAFFCQLPSIAVPQTSTIISGLCGVCRWLTKHHIAEGGTFSERLLGFKGNTLVAPADASLWTKFCELDAIRCVEAILHLTPDSYAIPDEIGQLERHLVQPLKSHNIFKLVNLVNNVRISSDEEHRQLTEGKFDFQANHRFAEGYDKTLADLMLFICFELIVRRLGKGLLQEHVPYVAGWYERVNADDGGKLEEVCQSTARSDENAQLGQVQLKKVNVKLPTEFSLYKADTKKLNLKGDQILTTNQAEVLEILRKVDDIPTDIGSEVNGRGDANLFDWTTVPLDARPEGGKLPMARILRKRHQLEALANEVIELAVDGCIIVDFCSGTGHLGILIAYLLPQCKVYLLENKEESQQRAKDRVARLGLTNVTFFQCNLDYFTARFDIGVSLHACGVATDIVLEKCFARQAHFVSCPCCYGKLYNIEHIAYPRSRLFRDSGLQLKEYFCIAHCADQTHDLASERTNVAKAHQGFHCMDIIDRDRALRAEELGYRVRRTRLGQENCTPKNRLLVGTYTREETVYTR, from the coding sequence ATGCCCTCGAAACTTTATCTCAGTTGGAACGCCACTGGCCAGGAGGAGATTCGGGCTCCCAATTTACGCCTTCACGTTCCACTCGAAAGCTACATCGTGCTCACACTGTACCGCTATTTGGGTATCGATCCTACGAACGTCGTGATACATTTTGTAGCATGCAAAACTTCCGCGACCGTTCTCTCGGTAAACCTTCCGACATCCAGCTTCGGAAGTCCTCCATTCTTAACAAAATTGGATGGCCCCCAGCTAGCTGAAGAGGATGCATTCTTCTGTCAATTACCTTCGATTGCCGTACCTCAAACGAGTACCATCATTTCCgggctgtgtggtgtgtgtcgcTGGTTAACCAAGCACCATATAGCCGAAGGAGGCACCTTCTCCGAACGGTTGCTAGGCTTCAAGGGTAACACACTGGTTGCTCCAGCGGATGCGTCGCTGTGGACAAAATTCTGTGAGCTGGATGCGATACGCTGCGTCGAAGCAATACTGCACCTAACTCCGGACTCGTATGCGATCCCGGATGAAATTGGCCAGTTGGAGCGCCATCTCGTGCAGCCTCTTAAATCGCACAACATCTTTAAGCTTGTCAACCTTGTTAACAATGTGCGCATCTCATCAGATGAGGAACACCGTCAGCTGACGGAAGGGAAATTCGATTTTCAGGCAAACCATCGATTCGCTGAAGGATACGACAAAACCCTTGCCGATCTTATGCTGTTCATTTGCTTCGAACTGATCGTGCGTCGATTGGGCAAGGGGCTGCTGCAAGAGCACGTGCCCTATGTAGCCGGATGGTACGAGCGAGTAAATGCAGACGATGGCGGGAAGTTGGAAGAAGTTTGCCAATCCACTGCACGCTCCGACGAGAATGCACAGCTTGGACAGGTGCAGCTGAAGAAAGTGAATGTTAAGCTACCGACGGAATTTAGCCTGTACAAAGCGGACACGAAGAAACTCAACCTTAAAGGGGATCAAATACTGACGACCAACCAGGCAGAAGTGTTGGAAATTTTACGCAAAGTCGACGACATACCTACCGACATTGGTAGCGAGGTGAACGGCCGCGGTGATGCGAATCTGTTCGACTGGACAACGGTACCATTGGATGCACGGCCGGAAGGAGGAAAATTACCGATGGCGCGCATCTTGCGAAAGCGCCACCAGCTCGAAGCGCTCGCCAACGAAGTGATCGAGCTGGCCGTCGATGGCTGCATCATTGTCGACTTTTGCTCTGGCACAGGCCATCTGGGGATACTGATCGCTTACCTCCTTCCCCAGTGCAAGGTgtatttgctggaaaacaaagaagaatCACAGCAGCGTGCAAAGGACCGCGTGGCTCGCCTCGGGTTGACCAACGTTACGTTCTTCCAGTGTAATCTTGACTACTTTACGGCCCGGTTCGATATTGGCGTCTCGCTCCATGCGTGTGGCGTGGCGACGGACATTGTGCTGGAGAAATGTTTCGCCCGGCAGGCCCATTTCGTCAGTTGTCCCTGCTGCTACGGAAAGCTGTACAACATCGAGCACATCGCGTACCCGAGAAGCCGCCTCTTTCGAGATTCGGGGCTACAGCTGAAGGAGTACTTTTGCATCGCGCACTGTGCTGACCAGACGCACGATCTGGCTAGTGAGCGGACTAATGTGGCGAAGGCGCACCAGGGCTTCCACTGTATGGAcatcatcgatcgcgatcgtgcgcttCGAGCCGAAGAGTTGGGATACCGTGTACGGCGGACTCGTTTGGGGCAGGAAAACTGTACCCCTAAGAATCGTCTTCTCGTGGGTACGTACACCCGGGAGGAAACGGTTTATACAAGATGA
- the LOC126572584 gene encoding peroxisomal multifunctional enzyme type 2-like isoform X1, with translation MVAPTDQLRYDGRVVVVTGAGAGLGREYALLFAARGAKVVVNDLGGNFNGQGKSNAADKVVEEIRAAGGVAVADYNSVVDGDKIIQTALENFGRVDVLVNNAGILRDRSVARISDEDWNLIHDVHLKGSFLTTRAAWPVMKKQNYGRIIMTSSNSGVYGNFGQANYSAAKLGLVGLANTVAIEGAKNNIHCNVIVPTAASRMTEGILPDILFNELKPKLIAPVVAYLCHETCDDNGAIIESAAGWATKVHFVRGRGCVLRTSIDDDVSPEYVRKVWDQVTDMSEAKHLNAIGEASLSLVGVLEKLRDGQNNENSVTETFRYNYKDVLLYALGVGATVTDSTDLKFLYENNPEFSVLPTFFILPGLLSVMGSSLTANAIKHTTFDLTNILHGEQYIELLEPPTTEGVLTTTSKVLDVVDKKSGALVITQSESFDENGTLVARNQSSTFVVGAGNFNGKTKAGPDVKPLVPTPKRAPDASVEVKTSKDQAAVYRLSGDLNPLHIDPSFSAIAGYKIPILHGLCTMGVSVKAVMKQYGGDDPALFRAAKVRFTKPVLPGQTLRIDMWKEANNRVCFRTVVVETNAEVLSGAYVDFKQIVVKPNMTAGSALQSDAVFAGIKDRVAENEAKAKAINAVFLYKITEGGKVAKEWVLDLKNAKVYEGAVQGGKADTTMTIADGDMVELALGKLQPQTAFMKGKLKITGNIMLAQKLAPLLKTEAKL, from the exons ATGGTTGCCCCCACGGATCAGCTGCGATATGATGGGCGCGTAGTGGTGGTAACCGGGGCCGGAGCTGGACTGGGTCGTGAATATGCGCTTCTGTTCGCGGCTCGTGGGGCAAAGGTCGTCGTGAACGATCTCGGTGGTAACTTCAACGGTCAAGGCAAGTCGAATGCAGCGGAcaaggtggtggaggagatcCGAGCAGCCGGTGGTGTGGCCGTCGCCGACTACAACTCGGTGGTCGACGGTGACAAGATTATCCAGACGGCACTGGAAAACTTTGGCCGCGTCGACGTGCTGGTGAACAATGCCGGCATCCTGCGTGATCGAAGCGTGGCCCGCATTTCGGACGAGGACTGGAACCTGATCCACGACGTGCACCTGAAGGGTAGCTTCCTGACGACCCGGGCAGCATGGCCAGTGATGAAGAAGCAAAACTATGGCCGCATCATTATGACGTCCAGCAACTCGGGCGTGTACGGAAACTTTGGTCAGGCGAACTACAGCGCGGCCAAGCTTGGGCTGGTGGGGCTGGCCAACACGGTGGCGATCGAGGGAGCGAAGAACAACATCCACTGCAACGTGATTGTACCGACGGCGGCTTCTCGCATGACGGAAGGCATCCTGCCGGACATCCTATTTAACGAATTGA AGCCTAAACTGATTGCCCCCGTGGTGGCATACTTGTGCCATGAGACGTGCGATGACAATGGTGCGATCATCGAGAGTGCCGCCGGTTGGGCCACGAAGGTACACTTTGTGCGCGGTCGGGGATGCGTGCTGCGCacctcgatcgatgatgatgtttctcCCGAATACGTTCGGAAGGTGTGGGATCAGGTGACGGATATGTCCGAGGCAAAGCACTTGAATGCGATCGGCGAAGCGAGCCTAAGCCTGGTGGGAGTGCTGGAGAAGCTGCGCGATGGGCAGAACAACGAAAACTCGGTCACCGAGACGTTCCGGTACAACTACAAGGATGTGCTGCTGTATGCTCTCGGTGTCGGAGCAACGGTAACCGACTCAACGGACCTGAAGTTCCTGTACGAGAATAATCCggaattttcggtgctgcctACATTCTTCATTTTGCCCGGATTACTCTCCGTCATGGGCTCTAGCTTGACCGCTAATGCCATCAAACACACAACGTTCGATCTGACCAAC aTCCTGCATGGTGAGCAGTACATCGAGCTACTGgagccaccaaccaccgaggGTGTGCTGACCACGACCTCGAAGGTGCTGGATGTGGTGGACAAAAAGTCGGGAGCACTCGTCATTACGCAATCGGAGTCATTCGACGAAAATGGTACTCTGGTGGCGCGGAATCAGAGTTCCaccttcgtcgtcggtgccggAAATTTTAATGGTAAAACCAAGGCAGGGCCGGACGTGAAGCCACTAGTGCCCACACCGAAACGTGCACCCGATGCATCGGTCGAGGTGAAGACGAGCAAGGATCAGGCGGCCGTCTATCGGTTGTCCGGTGATTTGAACCCGTTGCATATCGATCCGAGCTTTTCGGCCATCGCAGGCTACAAAATTCCCATTCTGCACGGTCTCTGCACGATGGGTGTTTCGGTGAAGGCGGTGATGAAGCAGTACGGCGGTGACGATCCGGCCCTGTTCCGTGCGGCCAAGGTACGCTTCACGAAACCGGTCCTACCGGGCCAGACGTTGCGCATCGACATGTGGAAGGAGGCCAACAACCGTGTGTGCTtccgcacggtggtggtggaaacgaACGCCGAGGTACTATCGG GTGCCTACGTTGATTTCAAGCAGATCGTTGTCAAACCAAACATGACTGCCGGAAGTGCCCTCCAGAGTGATGCCGTGTTTGCCGGTATCAAGGACCGCGTAGCGGAGAAcgaggcaaaggcaaaggccaTCAATGCCGTGTTCCTGTACAAAATCACCGAGGGTGGCAAGGTGGCCAAGGAATGGG TGCTCGACCTCAAGAATGCCAAAGTATACGAGGGAGCAGTTCAGGGCGGTAAGGCCGACACGACCATGACGATTGCCGATGGGGACATGGTTGAGCTGGCGCTCGGTAAACTGCAACCGCAGACGGCATTCATGAAGGGCAAGCTGAAGATCACCGGTAACATTATGCTGGCGCAGAAGCTCGCTCCGCTGCTCAAGACGGAGGCGAAACTGTAA
- the LOC126572584 gene encoding peroxisomal multifunctional enzyme type 2-like isoform X2 produces the protein MLVDLNPVFFRKKELTNECHRFDSSSVASPTPSNSFEAVVSGKIFPIFLERSENITANYDYLPGAYVDFKQIVVKPNMTAGSALQSDAVFAGIKDRVAENEAKAKAINAVFLYKITEGGKVAKEWVLDLKNAKVYEGAVQGGKADTTMTIADGDMVELALGKLQPQTAFMKGKLKITGNIMLAQKLAPLLKTEAKL, from the exons ATGCTGGTCGATTTGaatccggttttttttcgcaaaaaggAACTGACAAACGAATGTCACCGGTTTGACAGCTCTTCAGTGGCCTCACCCACTCCCTCCAACTCCTTCGAAGCGGTTGTTTCTGGAAAGattttcccaatttttttGGAGCGAAGTGAAAACATCACAGCAAACTACGACTACTTGCCGG GTGCCTACGTTGATTTCAAGCAGATCGTTGTCAAACCAAACATGACTGCCGGAAGTGCCCTCCAGAGTGATGCCGTGTTTGCCGGTATCAAGGACCGCGTAGCGGAGAAcgaggcaaaggcaaaggccaTCAATGCCGTGTTCCTGTACAAAATCACCGAGGGTGGCAAGGTGGCCAAGGAATGGG TGCTCGACCTCAAGAATGCCAAAGTATACGAGGGAGCAGTTCAGGGCGGTAAGGCCGACACGACCATGACGATTGCCGATGGGGACATGGTTGAGCTGGCGCTCGGTAAACTGCAACCGCAGACGGCATTCATGAAGGGCAAGCTGAAGATCACCGGTAACATTATGCTGGCGCAGAAGCTCGCTCCGCTGCTCAAGACGGAGGCGAAACTGTAA
- the LOC126572584 gene encoding peroxisomal multifunctional enzyme type 2-like isoform X3, with amino-acid sequence MTAGSALQSDAVFAGIKDRVAENEAKAKAINAVFLYKITEGGKVAKEWVLDLKNAKVYEGAVQGGKADTTMTIADGDMVELALGKLQPQTAFMKGKLKITGNIMLAQKLAPLLKTEAKL; translated from the exons ATGACTGCCGGAAGTGCCCTCCAGAGTGATGCCGTGTTTGCCGGTATCAAGGACCGCGTAGCGGAGAAcgaggcaaaggcaaaggccaTCAATGCCGTGTTCCTGTACAAAATCACCGAGGGTGGCAAGGTGGCCAAGGAATGGG TGCTCGACCTCAAGAATGCCAAAGTATACGAGGGAGCAGTTCAGGGCGGTAAGGCCGACACGACCATGACGATTGCCGATGGGGACATGGTTGAGCTGGCGCTCGGTAAACTGCAACCGCAGACGGCATTCATGAAGGGCAAGCTGAAGATCACCGGTAACATTATGCTGGCGCAGAAGCTCGCTCCGCTGCTCAAGACGGAGGCGAAACTGTAA